From a region of the Falsibacillus albus genome:
- the trxB gene encoding thioredoxin-disulfide reductase: protein MSEEQIYDVIIVGAGPAGMTAAVYTSRANLSTLMIERGVPGGQMANTEEVENYPGYDHILGPDLSNKMFEHAKKFGAEYAYGDIKEIVDGEEFKTVKAGSKEYKTRSIILATGAEYKKIGVPGEKELGGRGVSYCAVCDGAFFKGKDLVVVGGGDSAVEEGVYLTRFANKVTIVHRRDELRAQKILQQRAFDNEKIDFIWNHTIKEINDSNGKVGSVTLVSTENGEEKDFKTDGVFIYIGMVPLTKPFANLGITNEAGYIETNDQMETKVNGIFAAGDVREKTLRQIVTATGDGSIAAQSAQHYVEELNEALKAK, encoded by the coding sequence ATGTCTGAAGAACAAATTTATGATGTGATCATCGTTGGGGCCGGACCAGCAGGGATGACAGCAGCAGTTTATACATCTCGTGCAAACCTTAGCACCTTGATGATTGAACGCGGTGTCCCTGGTGGACAGATGGCGAATACGGAGGAAGTTGAAAACTATCCAGGATATGACCATATTCTTGGTCCGGATCTTTCCAATAAAATGTTCGAACATGCCAAGAAATTTGGTGCTGAATATGCGTACGGAGATATTAAGGAAATCGTTGACGGCGAAGAATTCAAAACGGTCAAAGCGGGATCGAAAGAATATAAAACCCGATCCATCATTCTTGCGACTGGTGCCGAGTATAAAAAAATCGGTGTTCCGGGTGAAAAAGAATTGGGTGGCCGCGGCGTTTCCTATTGTGCAGTCTGTGATGGTGCATTCTTTAAAGGAAAAGACCTGGTCGTTGTAGGCGGCGGAGACTCAGCGGTAGAAGAGGGAGTCTACTTGACGCGTTTTGCGAACAAAGTGACCATCGTTCACCGCCGCGACGAGCTTCGTGCACAGAAAATTCTTCAACAGCGTGCATTTGACAATGAAAAAATTGATTTCATTTGGAATCATACTATTAAAGAAATCAATGATTCAAACGGAAAAGTCGGTAGTGTGACACTTGTTTCCACTGAAAATGGCGAAGAAAAAGATTTTAAAACCGATGGTGTGTTCATCTATATCGGAATGGTCCCATTAACTAAGCCTTTCGCTAATCTGGGCATTACGAATGAAGCTGGCTATATCGAAACGAACGATCAAATGGAAACAAAAGTGAATGGCATTTTTGCCGCTGGAGACGTTCGCGAAAAGACGCTTCGTCAAATTGTTACAGCTACAGGAGACGGCAGCATTGCCGCCCAAAGCGCTCAACACTATGTTGAAGAGCTTAACGAGGCTTTGAAGGCCAAATAA
- a CDS encoding NUDIX hydrolase has protein sequence MQRVTNCVLLKGDQVLLLNKPSRGWWVAPGGKMEPGETIKDSVVREFREETGIYLRSPAIKGIFTFIIKDGDEVVSEWMMFTFLAKESDGVNVKQSEEGTLEWHSIDDIKELPMAEGDYHILDYVIHGQGVIYGRFTYTPDFKLLSYRLDPN, from the coding sequence GTGCAACGAGTGACGAATTGTGTTCTCTTAAAAGGAGATCAAGTTTTATTATTGAATAAACCTAGTAGAGGCTGGTGGGTTGCTCCCGGTGGAAAAATGGAGCCTGGTGAAACCATCAAGGATTCTGTCGTACGTGAATTTCGCGAAGAGACGGGCATTTATTTGCGCAGTCCTGCCATTAAAGGGATTTTTACCTTCATCATCAAGGACGGAGATGAAGTCGTTTCTGAATGGATGATGTTTACGTTTTTAGCGAAAGAAAGCGATGGTGTCAATGTCAAGCAATCTGAAGAAGGCACTTTGGAATGGCACAGCATCGACGATATCAAGGAGCTTCCGATGGCGGAGGGGGATTACCATATTCTCGACTATGTCATTCATGGGCAGGGAGTCATCTACGGAAGGTTTACATATACTCCTGATTTCAAGTTATTATCTTATCGTCTTGATCCTAACTAA
- a CDS encoding tetratricopeptide repeat protein, translating to MRKDSKARKEKSKILNFIPTGEYYFNKGIKAYHRRDLPLSKKYLLRAVQLEPQEPMILCQLAMVCTEIGEYQESNELLHKIIDELDPDMTECHYFLANNYAHIGFFKEAYKHASIYIEDDIDGEFMEDAEDLIELISLDAEEVIDSLSEQDELILKQEEARDLLEKGNFQKAVELLQDIVKNYPEFWSAYNNLALAYFYLGEMEKTADVLEEVLEKSPGNLHALCNLAVFLFYQKRKRDLENILDGLFKVKPMLQEHQYKLGATFALIGKYEESYYWLKKLQKIGFDGDPGFYYWLSQSAYQMGHMKTAKQAWEVVLEFNPEKEGLEPWNEDRQDEVGYENHLSSLLKKLGSKYPEERWFGLFLLSVSEKKAAILSHEDFPSLDKFSEAEQQYASAIMASEKNNQPIRIPDRISAGHETAMVLFQRYQPIGPVESGLFLMWFSVVQAMLEKDAFAPNVNAFAAGIEYLWYKLRHEKKSQKELAEMNCISISTLRKYVKMLEDFLR from the coding sequence ATGAGAAAAGACTCGAAGGCAAGAAAAGAAAAATCAAAAATATTAAACTTTATTCCGACTGGTGAGTATTATTTTAATAAGGGCATCAAAGCATACCACCGGAGGGATCTGCCGCTTTCCAAAAAATATTTGTTGCGGGCTGTTCAGCTTGAGCCGCAAGAACCGATGATCCTTTGCCAACTGGCGATGGTTTGTACTGAAATCGGGGAATACCAAGAATCGAATGAGCTTCTTCATAAAATCATAGATGAATTGGATCCTGACATGACGGAATGTCATTATTTTTTGGCCAATAACTATGCCCATATCGGTTTTTTCAAGGAAGCCTATAAGCATGCAAGTATATATATCGAGGATGATATAGATGGTGAGTTCATGGAGGATGCTGAAGATCTGATCGAGTTAATCAGCTTGGATGCAGAGGAAGTGATCGATTCCCTCAGTGAGCAGGACGAACTCATCCTGAAACAGGAAGAAGCGAGAGACCTTTTGGAAAAAGGCAATTTTCAAAAAGCTGTGGAGCTTTTACAGGATATCGTCAAGAATTATCCTGAATTTTGGTCTGCCTACAATAATCTCGCACTTGCTTATTTTTATTTGGGTGAAATGGAAAAGACAGCGGATGTGCTGGAGGAAGTACTGGAAAAAAGTCCAGGAAATCTGCATGCGTTATGCAATTTGGCCGTCTTCCTATTCTATCAAAAAAGGAAGCGGGATCTGGAAAACATTCTGGACGGCTTATTTAAAGTAAAGCCGATGCTTCAGGAGCATCAATATAAACTTGGTGCAACGTTTGCGTTGATCGGGAAATATGAGGAATCCTACTACTGGTTGAAGAAATTGCAAAAGATCGGCTTTGATGGAGATCCAGGATTCTATTATTGGCTTTCCCAATCGGCATATCAGATGGGGCATATGAAAACAGCCAAGCAGGCTTGGGAAGTTGTACTGGAGTTCAATCCTGAAAAAGAAGGATTGGAACCGTGGAATGAAGACAGGCAAGATGAGGTAGGATATGAAAATCATCTTAGCTCGCTTTTAAAAAAGCTTGGAAGCAAATATCCGGAGGAAAGATGGTTTGGGCTCTTTTTATTGTCCGTTTCTGAGAAAAAGGCCGCAATCCTTTCGCATGAAGATTTCCCTAGCTTGGATAAGTTTTCTGAAGCTGAACAGCAGTATGCATCAGCGATAATGGCTTCAGAAAAAAATAATCAGCCGATCAGGATCCCCGACAGGATATCTGCTGGCCATGAAACGGCCATGGTCCTATTTCAACGTTACCAGCCGATTGGCCCTGTTGAATCCGGGTTATTTTTGATGTGGTTCTCTGTTGTTCAGGCGATGCTCGAAAAGGATGCATTCGCTCCCAATGTGAATGCATTTGCGGCCGGGATTGAATACTTATGGTATAAGTTGAGACATGAAAAGAAATCACAAAAGGAGCTTGCAGAAATGAACTGCATCTCAATTTCTACACTGCGCAAATATGTAAAAATGCTTGAGGATTTCTTGCGTTGA
- the whiA gene encoding DNA-binding protein WhiA codes for MSFASETKKELTNLEVKDCCAKAELSALIRMNGSLSFSNRTLVLNIQTENAAIARRIYTLIKKNYDLPVELLVRKKMRLKKNNVYIVRIKEGAKGILEDLKILGEGFSFVHDISSELVKKKCCKRSYLRGAFLAGGSVNNPETSSYHLEIFSLYIEHNESLSQLMNSFGLNSKTLERKKGYITYLKEAEKITEFLNVIGAHNALLRFEDVRIVRDMRNSVNRLVNCETANLNKTIGAALRQVENIKFIDRTVGLHVLPDKLREIAELRVSYQDVTLKELGEMVSGGTISKSGINHRLRKIDQLAEKLRAGESITSHS; via the coding sequence ATGTCATTTGCATCTGAGACAAAAAAAGAATTGACCAATCTGGAGGTAAAGGACTGCTGTGCTAAAGCAGAACTATCGGCGCTGATCCGCATGAATGGCTCATTGTCCTTTTCCAATCGTACGCTGGTATTGAATATCCAAACGGAAAATGCCGCCATCGCCAGAAGGATATATACGTTAATCAAGAAGAATTACGATTTGCCCGTTGAATTGCTCGTCCGCAAAAAAATGAGGCTGAAGAAAAATAACGTCTATATCGTCCGCATCAAAGAGGGAGCAAAGGGCATCCTTGAGGACCTGAAAATTTTGGGTGAAGGATTTTCATTTGTCCATGATATTTCATCGGAATTAGTGAAGAAGAAGTGCTGTAAACGGTCTTACTTAAGAGGGGCGTTTTTGGCCGGGGGTTCTGTCAATAATCCGGAAACTTCATCCTATCACCTCGAAATTTTCTCCCTTTATATCGAACATAATGAATCATTGAGCCAATTAATGAATAGCTTTGGTTTGAACAGCAAGACATTGGAGAGAAAAAAAGGGTATATCACTTACTTGAAGGAAGCAGAAAAAATCACCGAGTTCCTCAACGTCATCGGTGCACACAACGCGCTCCTTCGTTTTGAAGATGTCCGCATCGTCCGCGATATGCGAAATTCCGTCAATCGACTTGTCAATTGTGAAACAGCTAACTTGAATAAAACCATCGGGGCTGCACTGAGACAGGTAGAAAACATCAAATTCATTGATCGGACCGTCGGGTTGCATGTACTGCCGGATAAATTGAGGGAGATTGCCGAGCTTCGAGTGAGTTATCAAGATGTCACATTAAAAGAATTAGGGGAAATGGTGTCCGGTGGAACAATCAGCAAATCAGGCATCAACCACCGCCTGAGGAAGATAGACCAATTGGCTGAAAAGCTGAGAGCAGGGGAATCCATCACTTCGCACTCTTAA
- a CDS encoding gluconeogenesis factor YvcK family protein has translation MRKHDNPKVVIIGGGTGLPVLLRGLKQHPIDITAVVTVADDGGSSGRLRQDLEIPPPGDIRNVLAALSDVEPLIEQMFQHRFKTSNELAGHSLGNLIIAALTSITGDFVHAIQEMSKVLNVSGKVLPAANQSVVLHAEMEDGTIVSGESKIPYSGKRIKRVFLTPELVMPLSETIDAIRKADIIVIGPGSLYTSILPNLLVPGLGEEVCRSRARKVYICNLMTQAGETLNFTASDHVKAIYDHMDCAFMDTILVNNEEIPAFIQNKYKEELAKPVVYDVEKLMKMGLNVIYDRIITYKDDVIRHDTDKVAKIIVSLLEEKRKPYAQL, from the coding sequence ATGAGAAAACATGACAATCCTAAAGTGGTTATCATCGGTGGTGGCACTGGCTTGCCTGTGCTTTTGAGGGGATTGAAGCAGCATCCCATCGATATAACCGCCGTAGTAACCGTTGCGGATGATGGAGGAAGTTCGGGCAGGCTTCGTCAGGACCTGGAAATCCCTCCTCCTGGAGATATCCGCAATGTCTTGGCAGCTCTATCGGATGTTGAACCGTTGATTGAGCAGATGTTTCAGCATCGCTTTAAAACTTCAAATGAATTGGCTGGGCATTCTCTCGGCAATTTAATCATTGCTGCGCTGACATCCATAACAGGTGACTTTGTTCATGCCATCCAGGAAATGAGCAAAGTGCTCAATGTCAGCGGAAAGGTATTGCCTGCTGCCAATCAGAGCGTCGTTCTCCATGCTGAAATGGAAGATGGAACGATCGTTTCCGGTGAGTCCAAGATTCCCTATTCAGGGAAACGGATCAAAAGGGTCTTTTTGACGCCTGAGCTTGTTATGCCGCTTTCTGAAACCATCGATGCGATCCGAAAAGCGGATATCATTGTCATTGGTCCCGGCAGCCTGTATACAAGCATCCTGCCGAACCTACTTGTGCCGGGGCTGGGAGAAGAAGTATGCCGTTCAAGAGCGAGGAAGGTTTATATATGCAACTTAATGACACAAGCAGGGGAAACGTTGAATTTCACTGCAAGCGACCATGTAAAAGCTATTTATGATCATATGGACTGCGCCTTCATGGATACGATCCTCGTCAATAATGAGGAAATCCCGGCGTTTATCCAGAATAAATATAAAGAAGAGCTTGCAAAGCCCGTTGTGTATGATGTGGAAAAATTGATGAAAATGGGCTTGAATGTCATATATGATCGCATTATAACGTATAAAGACGATGTTATTCGGCATGATACGGATAAAGTCGCGAAGATCATTGTTTCCTTGCTGGAGGAAAAACGAAAACCTTATGCCCAATTATAG
- a CDS encoding HPr family phosphocarrier protein: MVEKKVEVKLKSGLQARPAALFVQEANRFSSEIFLEKDQKKVNAKSIMGLMSLAVNAGSNIILIADGNDEQEAIDKLAAFVEEEN; this comes from the coding sequence ATGGTTGAGAAAAAGGTTGAAGTAAAACTGAAATCCGGCTTGCAGGCAAGACCTGCTGCCTTGTTCGTACAAGAGGCAAATCGTTTTTCTTCTGAAATCTTCTTGGAGAAAGATCAGAAAAAAGTGAATGCCAAAAGCATCATGGGCTTGATGAGCCTTGCTGTAAATGCAGGCTCCAATATCATACTTATTGCCGATGGCAATGATGAACAGGAAGCAATCGATAAATTGGCAGCTTTCGTGGAAGAAGAAAATTAA
- the rapZ gene encoding RNase adapter RapZ, translating into MSTGATNDVQLVIITGMSGAGKTVAIQSFEDLGFFCVDNLPPTLLPKFLELMKESGNKMNKVALVMDLRGREFFDHLFKALDDLAETSWVTPQILFLDADDSSLVRRYKETRRSHPLAPSGLPLEGIRQERSLLEELKGRAQTIYNTSVMKPRELREKILTEFSVNKQTIFTVNVMSFGFKHGLPIDADLVFDVRFLPNPHYIEHMRPKTGLEQEVSSYVLKWNETQKFLEKVTDLLGFMLPQYKREGKAQLVIGIGCTGGQHRSVALAEYIGKHFEDDYHTRISHRDIDKRKGKTT; encoded by the coding sequence ATGAGTACAGGAGCAACTAATGATGTTCAGTTAGTCATTATTACGGGGATGTCCGGGGCAGGGAAAACAGTCGCGATTCAAAGCTTTGAAGACCTTGGTTTTTTCTGTGTCGATAATTTGCCCCCCACACTGCTTCCAAAATTTTTGGAACTCATGAAAGAGTCGGGTAATAAAATGAATAAAGTCGCTCTCGTCATGGACCTGCGCGGGCGGGAGTTCTTCGATCATTTGTTCAAGGCATTGGATGATTTAGCGGAAACCTCTTGGGTGACACCGCAAATTCTTTTCTTGGATGCAGATGACTCTTCGCTTGTACGCCGGTATAAGGAAACGCGCAGATCACATCCATTGGCTCCGTCAGGCTTGCCGCTTGAAGGGATCCGGCAGGAAAGAAGTCTGCTGGAAGAGCTTAAAGGTCGTGCACAAACGATCTATAACACCTCTGTGATGAAACCGAGAGAGCTGCGTGAAAAGATCCTAACGGAGTTCTCTGTAAATAAACAGACGATATTCACGGTCAATGTCATGTCATTTGGATTTAAGCATGGGCTTCCGATAGATGCCGATTTGGTGTTTGACGTGCGGTTCCTGCCCAATCCCCATTACATTGAACATATGCGGCCAAAAACCGGACTCGAGCAGGAGGTTTCCAGCTACGTCCTAAAATGGAATGAAACGCAGAAATTCCTTGAAAAGGTGACGGATTTATTAGGATTCATGCTCCCTCAATACAAAAGGGAAGGAAAAGCGCAGCTCGTAATCGGCATCGGCTGTACGGGCGGCCAGCATCGGTCCGTGGCACTGGCGGAATATATCGGGAAACACTTTGAAGACGACTATCATACAAGAATCTCGCATCGTGATATCGACAAGAGAAAGGGTAAGACTACATGA